A segment of the Bombus huntii isolate Logan2020A chromosome 9, iyBomHunt1.1, whole genome shotgun sequence genome:
AACATTCAATCGTGTTCAaagagtaaaataaaatatgcttaTTTTTAGTAAAATGGAGCTTGAAAGCTATTTATGATTATTAAATTTAGATACTTTATGTGATTATCAAATTCTGTAGAAAAATACTATAAACAATATGCAATTATGTGCAATAATAGtttagtattatttaaatactacATTTAAAGATActatttattacataaattattGTTCTTGAAATATAGTGTCTCATAAGATAAATAATGTTTCAAGAAAAAAGAGCtgtaaaaattaaacaaaatgtaataaaataaatatttaagtgaaaaattagaattttttttgtattaaatatctcACTATATGTATgtctatttaaataaaatatgtacatatatgattgtatttagtaaaaatatcagacaattttaaatttcagaacaagagaaaatatttcaacttaATTACATTGCAAAtacttaatttttattaaattcacaTATTGTTAAATATCATTAACGATATGTAACTTTACCTTTATGTGTTGTATATCATATGTAAATTACATAGATTTTTGTTATTGGTGAATGTTCAGtagttttttaatatataataaatgtaataattaataatactttaaatttttatatttaggaattaataaatatagcAATTTAAATTGAAATCAGATTAGTTACGATTGAATTGTGTTTTCATATaactaaatttaattaatcgtaatAGTGAGTACGTAACATTAGTTCCGGAAGAACTTACTTCGAGTTATCAAAATACGCAAAGATGGCTGAAGAAAGTGACAGGAGTCAATTGCCACCCGGTTGGGAATGCAGATATGACATTCGAAGTGGTCGTCCGtatgtaaattttttagaaaatcttCGATTGTTTCGTTATCTAATgttagaagaaataaatctgAGTGGGAGTATTTATTTGTTGCAAAAAGCTAATATTACGCAATCACGATTTACTGATTATTCGATTTTTTAATGTATACAAACtagtaaagaaaatattaatgaatatgattatttttattaaatgatCTTTTTCGTTTACTTGcaatatatgatatatcaaatattatacatgGTTACAATCAAATCTTACGTGATAAATGTGCAATAAATAACTTATTAGTTATTATACAAAtcaatttaaaacatttttcagatattttataaatcattttaACCGTACAACAACATGGGAAGATCCAAGAGTAAGATATTGGCAGTATTCTCAGTATATACAATCACAAAATTCAATGGCACTGAGTTCTGCTACAACTATTACTTCCCAAGATATACCTATGCAGGTCAGTAGATAATTTCTGCTGTATGTTAAAACTGTAAAATTTATTGGATCATCAGTAGACCACAAATATGTgtgaaaattcatatttttgtgaaCATAACTAAtgatgtataaataataagtagagattaattttacttgttgattattattataatacatttttgcatattatatgtattatgtacatttttatacttttaaattttccataaactACAGCCTAATGAtcatacaataaatatatccATTCTTATATCTGAAGAAATACTTGGGTGTTTTAAAATTGCACTTATGCATGTATTAAAATGATCATAATTGCACTTCCAATATATGTGTTTTTGTCATATGCACATGCTGCATTTggataaaatataacacgTACAACAAAATAATAGACTGGAGGAAATGGAGGTGGTGGACATTTAGGTTATGCTGGAGCTCACAGAGCTCCGCAAATTTATCCAACACTGTCTCCTTATCATAATCCACAACTTGCATTTTTACCTCCTAGTTTACAGGTAGGTAACTTATAATTGTACATGTACATTGTGTATGTTATATGATACTTTGATATTGAATTGAAGatacaattaaatttttattaataagtTTTCatcatagaaaaataattatgtggatagataaattgtaaagaacattactttatatgtatatatatacgaaatttttatattaagtaattttataactttattatgTATCTGtttattaaacatatttttctaatattaaatatgaaattaatgcATCTAACAATATCTAACGAAAGTAATTTATATAGGATCTGAAAACTCCATTATCACTGAAATCAGTTAGTGCAATGACAAACAGGCTTGGGGATATGACGTTGGGATCTCCAACTCCAGTAAAGAATATGGAAACATACTTAACACAGAACTCGGATTCTGAATTACAAGTTGCTAAAATCAATGCTATGTTTCCCACAGTTTCTGATACTCATATTCGACTTCTTTTGAAAAAGTAAGTTTTAGAATTCAGTATGCGTATGTACATTTAGATCTTTATTCATGTTaccatatattattattaacaaaaatgtTGATTAATCTTTTACTTATATTAATGTAAATTTCTATGTCTTTAAACCCAAACCATATTAACATACACACATAAAATTATGCTTTCATGCATATTTagttacattttttctaattatatatTAGTTTCTTTTCAATGAGTTTTGTTAGCACTGTATTAATTATAGTGCTAAGGTGGTAGCTGATATCTTTCAGATACCATAACAGAGCAGCTTTGGTTGTCAGCGCTTTACAAGTGGAAAAGAATCCTCTTTGTGCGCCAGGACCATGCACACCTGTGGGAGTGCATTCAAACTATGCAATACCAAGATGGCGATTACCACCACATGCTATACATGCAGCTCTAACATTGAGTCCACCTCGTGGGGCTCGGCCAGCCCCTAACTCCCCCAAAATAAAACTTAGGTTTTTCCCATACTTATATAAATTTCACCAGATATGGATGCTAGATGTTGATATTGTATCTTGTGATAGTTGCAAAGAAATATATCAGATAACAAGATAGGATActataaatattgatttattttgaatatctgatatattttatgtatatgaCCATACAGTGCTGTGTAGTAATAGCATGTGTCAGTACACATTGCAGACTATTTATATAATCTTTCTCAAagatcttttatttataagtaaatctatatatttaattctatacATTGTATGatcagaaattaaaaatttgttcatcTGCAATGtgttaaaatttgttataattttataagcAATAATATAACAATCAATCAATGTGAGAAtgcaaaatttttttataaaataattatagcaATATGTTGTAAGAATTTACATCTTGTGTAGTagataaatttgtattaagTAGTTTTCAAAGAATGATATCAAAAGACCagtaattctttttttattttttaatcgtttcctttctatgtttaattttttatttttataatttgtatttggTCTTTTTTTATGCGTAGTATTGTCATTTggaattcatttttcatttcagtTTCTTCCTGGTTTACAGTACACCACATGTTGGATAGTGTAAACTTTACACAAATCATAGATAGGTTGGTTTTAGTTCTATATCATCAATGTATTCTTTGCTTTAGTTTTTAGTAGCGAtcataaaatttgtttttctttcatatatTGTTTGCCTGTTGTAATCCAAATCTTTATAGTAGTAAATGAGTTTCCTAGGAATGTACAATATCATTCTTATGTATTATCAACAAAATCGGAAAAAgagaatattaatatattatgcaTGCAATAAGAAACTCatttattcaataaaaatgtGGTTTAAGCATGACAGTATGTGCATGTGTactgtaattttaaatatctatatttgtttatatctATACTTATTCAAAATATGtcattttactatttttaaaatcaatttgccgatattaataaatttgtaataacattgtatattgtataatgtcAAATTATCAATCACATGTGCATaccaaaataattattgttactactgttttatgtaaattttagttactaatcattaaaaataatgttattttaatatgcaatttgttttaataattatttgcatCATATCTATGTCTGATTTATAAATCAATTATCATTTGCACAATTCAGTCCTGTATTGTAGACTGTCCATATTTATATTCTGTACATTGTAAAACAATTGCAGTAAATGTTATATACCAAAATACTATATGTACAGGTACCTGAAAAATGTATTCCCAAAAGTAGAAGAAACCATGTTGCTTGATATTTTGGAACAAAGTGACAACAATGTTCAAAAAGCttctgaaaaattaatcgatcTGGGCTATGAAAAACGAAATCCTACAGCTCCTAAATCTTTAAGAAGAAAAGAGGAGGAACAggtaatatatattacatttatttgtaggTTTAGTTGACATTGTCATTTTAGGaactaatttatattttatcttcaCAGATAAACAATGAACAAACTGTACCTACTCCGCCACCGCGTATGAAAAGTTtagaagagaaaaataaaagtaggtatatttaacattattccttaaaatattaatagcaatatttgaatttttgaaatataacttattaGTGAAAACGCGATTGATGGAGAAATATAAATCAGTACCAGAAAGAGTAATAATGCTTGCTATGGACAGTGTTGATTATGATGAAGAGAGAGCAATACACATATTAGATATCATGGTTACAGAAGAAGCTACAAGACCCTTGTGTACATCAAGCAGTCCAAGGTAACACAACATATCTAAATAGtagtaaattgaaaaattaatattttttacttacaTGTATAGTAGAGTTTTAAgaaactttttataaataaatatagtgTTCCAATTGTTTTATATGTAAATCTATcgtattttatgaaaatataacaTCTTATTAAGTATATGTAACATTTGCAGCAGTAGAAGTGACGAAAGGAAAGACAGTCCACCAGTAACTGAAGCTGTAAAATTAACTGCTTCTCCAATTAAGAAAATAGTTAAGGATGCAAATTCGGAAAAATCTAAACgttcaaaaaataaaatagaaataccaaagtacaaaaaaattttatcataTCTTTTCATgttcataatatttttcatatttagaaaaaaaaaaataaagaatataataactaataatatttttagagtTTCTCGAGGAACTAGTACCACAGAGGATAATGAATATAAATCTCCATATTTGACAAAACCAGTTGGACCAAATCCTGATTTACCAAAAGGAGCTAATAATGACTTACTTTTGTaagttaaacatttttatttcgataaattaatatttttgctaTAGATATGTatgattgaaataaaaaataaatagaattattgttattacaatttttttagaCCTGATTATGCACCATGGTCAGGACCAGATCCGAGTTTTTTAAGTAAAGAGTTATATAACAAAACAATAGCTAATGGACATGATGCTACTTTGCTTTTTGGAAATCGGTGTGTTGCCAAAGGACCTAATTCAGAATTAAGAAAAGGTGCATTGAGAGAATTAACTCAAGGTTCTATATATTctcaaagaaatatttcgaatacaGAAAGTCGTGGTAAATGAAATATGTGTAATTGTCtctttgttaatttttatgtttGCTAAGTTGAAAGTACCAGGTATGTAAATATGAAACCGGAATTTTTGTGTAGGAAACACGTTTATTGtatgaaaatgattaaaaatattttattcgaagtATTGCCCATCGCTAGCTATACATTTTTCCCACCTGTCTGGCAATTGGTGGATGCCACGCCAAAAAAACTGTTGCTCTTTTGAGGCAAACCAGTCATCGAGCCATTTTCGTACATTTTCGTAAGAAGTGAAGTGCTGGTCAGAAAGTGCATGTTCCATCGTTGCAAATAAATAGTAATCGGACGGAGCCAAGTCTGGTGAGTAAGCCGCGTGCGGAAGTATTTCCCAACTGAACGCTTCAATCGTTTCCTTGACCGGTTTTGCTGTATGTGATGGTGCATTATCATGAAGCAAAATTACTTTGTGTTGCCTTTTTTGATATTCTGGTCGTTTCTCACGCAAAGCTTGATTCAAATCGATCATTTGTTGTCGGTAGCGCTCAGTATTAATGGTTTCGCCAGGTTTTAACAGCTCATAATAGATCACACCCTTCTGATCCCACCAAACACAGAGCATTGTCTTCTGTCCATAACGATTTGGTCTTGTAGTCGATGTCGGTGGTTCGCCTGGAGCTACCCATGATCTTTTACGCTTAAGATTCTCAAAATATATCCACTTTTTATCGCCAGTCACAATTCGGTGGAGAAATGACTTTCTTTTGTATCTGGCGAGCAGCATTTCACAAGTGGTTTTTCGGTTTTCCTGCTGTCTTTCATTCAGTTCATGTAGAACCCATTTTTCCACCTTCTGAATCTTTCCCATGGCTTTCAAACGCATGGAGACGGCTTCTCGTGTCACGTTTAATTGATCAGCGAGTTGTTGTTGCGTTTGAGCGTCATCCTCATCCAACAATGCTTGCAATTCGCTGTCTTGAAACTTTTTCGGTGGTCTTCCACGTTCTTCGTTCCTCACGTCAAAATTGCCActtctgaattttttaaaccacTCAAAGCACTGTGATTTACCAAGAGCATGCTCACCGTAAGCTTCGACAAGCATTCGATGCGATTCTGCAGCAGTTTTCTTCAAATGGTAACAGAAAATCAATGCTGTCCGCAAATCGTAGTTTCCAGGCACAAAATTTGACATGTTCAACGCTATTACAAACTATGCTGttgtatgaaatttgtattgtTCTGAGTCGAAAATGTTTGTGAGATGTCAACAAAGACTTTTGGCATCAAAGACGCAGTTTAGTCTAACTACATTATCAGCTAGGGCCATCTATAGGAAAATTCCGGTTTCATACTTCTGGTTACATACTGTTTTATTTAAACTGCTTTTTATTCAATATCttcatataaattatacaaatttatagtTATAAATCAATTGAAcgttaattatttgaaatatccaTTTCTTAATTTCGTATATATTGAATAAAAGCTTCCAATTTTAGTACCattaattcaaataaacaATTATTGTTAATTCTATATTGCTAAATTCAAAGTCATTTGTTATATGTTCGTATTGaagttatattaatataaatatttggtTACTTTATTACaagttaatattttatatgttcactatagaatattaattttacatcaaaaataaattttaattgtttgTCTATAAGATAGCAAACGAGATACAGTCAATTACAAAAGTCTACATACATtccttaaatataaaatattatagtaaaaataattagttCTATGAGTTCTTTTGACACATTAAGATACATATTGTtacaatgtaatataatttattcacCTTTACTTGGATTAAGGAAAAGGaagcaaaaaatataaaattcaacgtttcaaaagttatatatatatgtatcttattatatattattaatgtcTTATaggccccccccccccgcttCTCTCTGTAAGCATCAATAATGATCTGTTATCTGCTTGgcattgataaaattaaaagttttGTAAACtttgat
Coding sequences within it:
- the LOC126869268 gene encoding uncharacterized protein LOC126869268 isoform X3 produces the protein MAEESDRSQLPPGWECRYDIRSGRPYFINHFNRTTTWEDPRVRYWQYSQYIQSQNSMALSSATTITSQDIPMQTGGNGGGGHLGYAGAHRAPQIYPTLSPYHNPQLAFLPPSLQDLKTPLSLKSVSAMTNRLGDMTLGSPTPVKNMETYLTQNSDSELQVAKINAMFPTVSDTHIRLLLKKYLKNVFPKVEETMLLDILEQSDNNVQKASEKLIDLGYEKRNPTAPKSLRRKEEEQINNEQTVPTPPPRMKSLEEKNKMKTRLMEKYKSVPERVIMLAMDSVDYDEERAIHILDIMVTEEATRPLCTSSSPSSRSDERKDSPPVTEAVKLTASPIKKIVKDANSEKSKRSKNKIEIPKVSRGTSTTEDNEYKSPYLTKPVGPNPDLPKGANNDLLLPDYAPWSGPDPSFLSKELYNKTIANGHDATLLFGNRCVAKGPNSELRKGALRELTQGSIYSQRNISNTESRGK
- the LOC126869268 gene encoding uncharacterized protein LOC126869268 isoform X2, translated to MAEESDRSQLPPGWECRYDIRSGRPYFINHFNRTTTWEDPRVRYWQYSQYIQSQNSMALSSATTITSQDIPMQDLKTPLSLKSVSAMTNRLGDMTLGSPTPVKNMETYLTQNSDSELQVAKINAMFPTVSDTHIRLLLKKYHNRAALVVSALQVEKNPLCAPGPCTPVGVHSNYAIPRWRLPPHAIHAALTLSPPRGARPAPNSPKIKLRYLKNVFPKVEETMLLDILEQSDNNVQKASEKLIDLGYEKRNPTAPKSLRRKEEEQINNEQTVPTPPPRMKSLEEKNKMKTRLMEKYKSVPERVIMLAMDSVDYDEERAIHILDIMVTEEATRPLCTSSSPSSRSDERKDSPPVTEAVKLTASPIKKIVKDANSEKSKRSKNKIEIPKVSRGTSTTEDNEYKSPYLTKPVGPNPDLPKGANNDLLLPDYAPWSGPDPSFLSKELYNKTIANGHDATLLFGNRCVAKGPNSELRKGALRELTQGSIYSQRNISNTESRGK
- the LOC126869268 gene encoding uncharacterized protein LOC126869268 isoform X1, producing MAEESDRSQLPPGWECRYDIRSGRPYFINHFNRTTTWEDPRVRYWQYSQYIQSQNSMALSSATTITSQDIPMQTGGNGGGGHLGYAGAHRAPQIYPTLSPYHNPQLAFLPPSLQDLKTPLSLKSVSAMTNRLGDMTLGSPTPVKNMETYLTQNSDSELQVAKINAMFPTVSDTHIRLLLKKYHNRAALVVSALQVEKNPLCAPGPCTPVGVHSNYAIPRWRLPPHAIHAALTLSPPRGARPAPNSPKIKLRYLKNVFPKVEETMLLDILEQSDNNVQKASEKLIDLGYEKRNPTAPKSLRRKEEEQINNEQTVPTPPPRMKSLEEKNKMKTRLMEKYKSVPERVIMLAMDSVDYDEERAIHILDIMVTEEATRPLCTSSSPSSRSDERKDSPPVTEAVKLTASPIKKIVKDANSEKSKRSKNKIEIPKVSRGTSTTEDNEYKSPYLTKPVGPNPDLPKGANNDLLLPDYAPWSGPDPSFLSKELYNKTIANGHDATLLFGNRCVAKGPNSELRKGALRELTQGSIYSQRNISNTESRGK